A stretch of the Massilia sp. W12 genome encodes the following:
- the pth gene encoding aminoacyl-tRNA hydrolase — protein sequence MSIRLIVGLGNPGPEYALTRHNAGFWLVDNLANSLPGCRLQRESRFNALAAKTRIAGEEVWLLQPQTYMNRSGQSVGALARFFKLTPEQVLVVHDELDMLPGVAKLKKGGSSGGHNGLKDITAALGSQDYWRMRIGIGHPRVFNLQQPVADFVLQRPRPEQLTDIEKALEKCLSVIPQLVEGRFEQAQMQLHTA from the coding sequence ATGTCCATCCGTCTCATCGTTGGCCTCGGCAATCCCGGCCCGGAATATGCATTGACCCGGCATAACGCCGGTTTTTGGCTGGTCGATAATCTGGCCAACAGCCTGCCCGGCTGCCGCTTGCAGCGCGAAAGCCGCTTTAACGCGCTGGCCGCCAAAACCCGCATCGCCGGCGAAGAAGTCTGGCTGCTGCAGCCGCAAACGTATATGAATCGCAGCGGCCAGAGTGTGGGCGCGCTGGCGCGCTTTTTCAAACTGACGCCGGAACAGGTGCTGGTAGTGCATGACGAGCTTGACATGCTGCCCGGCGTGGCCAAATTGAAAAAAGGCGGCAGCTCGGGCGGCCATAATGGTTTGAAAGACATCACGGCGGCGCTCGGCAGCCAGGATTATTGGCGTATGCGGATCGGCATCGGTCATCCGCGCGTGTTCAATTTACAGCAGCCGGTGGCGGATTTTGTCTTGCAGCGCCCGCGTCCCGAGCAGTTGACGGATATTGAAAAAGCGCTGGAAAAATGCCTGTCCGTGATTCCGCAACTGGTGGAAGGGCGCTTTGAGCAGGCGCAAATGCAATTACACACAGCATGA
- a CDS encoding RDD family protein codes for MQPLREHYERQHTDVLLEIAREDLTDEARLVLHEVLAKRGVSADHARTARARAVQAKAAQSEADKRLAPLAARLVAFAIDTVGVGIALSLVLAPLRFFSNEFYAIGYIILWLAYFLLRDSIPGQSVGKRLLGIRVVQIKSGLSCTWTNSFWRNFSHVLFVIDALFAFGRQRMRLGDMAAGTIVVRAEL; via the coding sequence ATGCAGCCACTACGAGAACACTACGAACGCCAACATACTGATGTGCTGCTGGAAATAGCGCGCGAGGATCTTACAGATGAGGCGCGCCTCGTCTTGCATGAAGTTCTGGCAAAGCGCGGAGTTTCTGCAGACCATGCCAGAACTGCGCGCGCCCGTGCTGTGCAGGCCAAAGCAGCGCAATCAGAAGCAGACAAGCGCCTCGCCCCGCTGGCAGCGCGCCTTGTCGCGTTCGCAATCGACACCGTGGGAGTTGGCATTGCTTTGTCCCTTGTCCTGGCGCCACTTCGATTCTTTTCGAATGAATTTTACGCCATCGGGTATATCATTCTTTGGCTCGCCTACTTCTTACTCCGGGACTCCATCCCTGGGCAGAGTGTCGGCAAACGTCTTCTTGGGATTCGCGTGGTGCAAATAAAATCCGGCCTGTCGTGCACTTGGACCAATTCCTTTTGGCGTAATTTCTCGCATGTTCTCTTCGTCATTGATGCATTGTTTGCGTTTGGGCGACAGCGTATGCGTCTTGGCGACATGGCTGCTGGCACTATTGTTGTTCGGGCCGAGCTTTAA
- a CDS encoding bifunctional nicotinamide-nucleotide adenylyltransferase/Nudix hydroxylase encodes MNQNTVAVLIGRFQPFHSGHLALLQHALRAAPHVLLALGTAHQARNAKNPFTWEERAAMINACLTVEQRARVAFAPLRDYYDDQRWAASVQAALAQHYPDAQQVLLFGHFKDESSYYLRHFPRWDLQALPRQADIDATRIRQIYFEAEDLDISLAVLQNLIPLPVQQFLRAWSRLPYYATLAQEHAQVMRYKAAWRHAPYAPVFVTVDALVRTAGHVLLIKRGGFPGKGQWALPGGFLDPHENLLQAAIRELHEETGIGVLPTSLQDACRAVRVFDHPERSQRGRTISHLHLFELGTAQLPDVTASDDAAHVCWMPEQDLAALETEFFEDHFHMLNSFLRLVE; translated from the coding sequence ATGAATCAAAATACGGTCGCCGTGTTGATCGGGCGCTTTCAACCATTCCACAGTGGCCACTTAGCGCTGTTGCAACATGCTTTGCGCGCCGCGCCGCATGTCTTGCTGGCGCTGGGCACGGCGCATCAGGCGCGCAATGCGAAAAACCCTTTCACCTGGGAAGAGCGCGCCGCCATGATCAACGCTTGCCTCACAGTGGAGCAGCGCGCGCGGGTAGCCTTTGCGCCGCTGCGCGACTATTACGATGATCAGCGCTGGGCCGCTTCGGTGCAGGCGGCGCTGGCGCAACATTACCCGGATGCGCAACAGGTCTTGCTGTTCGGCCATTTCAAAGATGAGTCGAGCTATTATTTGCGCCATTTTCCACGCTGGGATTTGCAAGCCCTGCCGCGCCAGGCGGATATTGACGCCACCCGCATCCGCCAGATTTATTTTGAGGCGGAGGATTTGGATATCTCACTGGCGGTCTTGCAAAACCTGATTCCGCTGCCGGTGCAGCAATTTTTGCGCGCCTGGAGCCGCTTGCCGTATTACGCCACGCTGGCGCAAGAGCATGCGCAAGTAATGCGTTACAAAGCAGCCTGGCGGCATGCCCCGTATGCGCCAGTGTTTGTCACCGTGGATGCGCTGGTGCGCACCGCCGGCCATGTGCTGCTGATCAAACGCGGCGGCTTCCCCGGTAAGGGACAGTGGGCCTTGCCGGGCGGCTTTTTGGACCCGCATGAAAATCTGTTGCAGGCGGCGATCCGCGAACTGCATGAAGAAACCGGGATCGGCGTTTTGCCGACTTCATTGCAAGACGCCTGCCGCGCAGTGCGCGTATTTGATCACCCTGAGCGCTCACAACGCGGGCGCACCATCAGCCACCTGCATCTGTTTGAATTGGGCACGGCGCAATTGCCGGATGTGACGGCGTCGGATGATGCGGCCCATGTGTGCTGGATGCCGGAACAGGATCTGGCGGCGCTGGAGACGGAATTCTTTGAAGACCATTTCCATATGCTGAATTCGTTTTTGCGGCTGGTGGAGTAA
- a CDS encoding patatin-like phospholipase family protein, translating into MSDLLILAGPRARALIARDGLQAAQIAAIPAAAGGPKGLILSALDRWLFSTWLPGAPRERSLIGASIGAWRMAAACFPDADAGLAELAQHYCAQHYSAKPDQQEVTHKVKQLLTDWVGPQAQAICQHPHYRLHILAVRGLRALQYAQERSAQRGAFGAAALANLGSRRALARHLERVLISDARDDLSWLGWQRGFDAFHNQRVTLTPENLRQALLASGTLPLIMQAVPDIAGAAPGLYWDGGMIDYHLAWPWQGLGADELVLYPHFTTQVTPGWFDKILPWRRHLPAAQRAWLENMVLLAPGPDFVRRLPRRKLPDRKDFQFHGQNHLARARDWQRAIDEAQALRDALMEFIARPDPKRLLPL; encoded by the coding sequence ATGAGCGATTTATTGATACTGGCCGGGCCGCGCGCGCGGGCGCTGATTGCGCGCGATGGCTTGCAGGCGGCGCAGATTGCCGCCATTCCCGCTGCCGCCGGCGGCCCCAAGGGTTTGATTTTGTCTGCGCTGGATCGCTGGCTGTTTTCCACTTGGCTGCCCGGCGCGCCGCGTGAGCGCAGCCTGATCGGCGCTTCGATCGGCGCATGGCGCATGGCCGCCGCCTGTTTTCCTGATGCCGACGCCGGCTTGGCCGAATTGGCGCAGCACTATTGCGCGCAACATTATTCCGCCAAACCGGATCAGCAGGAAGTCACGCACAAGGTTAAGCAATTGTTGACGGATTGGGTTGGCCCGCAGGCGCAGGCGATTTGCCAGCATCCGCATTACCGCTTGCATATTCTGGCGGTGCGCGGCTTGCGCGCTTTGCAGTACGCGCAGGAACGCAGCGCGCAACGCGGCGCTTTCGGCGCTGCCGCGCTGGCCAATCTGGGTTCGCGCCGGGCGCTGGCGCGGCATTTGGAGCGGGTTTTGATCAGCGATGCGCGCGATGATTTGTCCTGGCTGGGCTGGCAGCGCGGCTTTGATGCTTTCCACAATCAGCGCGTTACGCTCACGCCGGAAAATTTGCGCCAAGCCCTGCTGGCTTCCGGCACGCTGCCGCTGATCATGCAAGCCGTGCCGGACATCGCCGGCGCTGCGCCCGGCCTGTATTGGGATGGCGGCATGATCGATTATCACTTAGCCTGGCCCTGGCAGGGTTTGGGCGCGGATGAGCTGGTGTTGTATCCCCATTTCACCACCCAGGTGACGCCCGGCTGGTTTGACAAGATATTGCCGTGGCGGCGCCATCTGCCGGCGGCGCAGCGCGCCTGGCTGGAAAATATGGTGTTGCTGGCGCCCGGCCCGGATTTTGTGCGCCGCCTGCCGCGCCGCAAGCTGCCCGACCGCAAAGACTTTCAATTCCATGGGCAAAACCATCTGGCCCGCGCGCGCGATTGGCAGCGCGCAATTGATGAAGCGCAGGCTTTGCGCGACGCCTTGATGGAATTTATCGCCAGACCTGACCCGAAACGTTTATTGCCTTTGTGA
- a CDS encoding NAD+ synthase: MLKIAMAQLNFTVGDFDGNVQMMLAQLLRAAQAGADVMVFSELSLCGYYPGDLLEDIGFLHRMERALEKIRRASKKLPKLTIVLGTVRKSRGPGKPLHNSLLAIQGGNIVLEYDKQLLPTYGIFDERRHFEPGPEIASVMQIGTHRVGFLICEDGWNDQGADYKVNPFNALRAAHPDLIISINASPSDIGKRALRHSLFAAASRHTRLPLLWVNQVGGQDQLVFDGASFAVTPKEGIVFEAARFAEDFQVLAFDKGHFMRADGGALTSPAVEGLAREEFMRQQIILGLRDYARRCGFQRVLVGSSGGIDSALTLALAVQALGPENVYAITMPSRFSSSGSVDDSVLLCQRLGVKLYHHPIAGLVQAYDAGFQAAFDAPLRGLPLENLQARVRGTILMEFSNAFGALLLTTGNKSEISVGYCTLYGDTNGGLGLIGDLYKTEVYALSRWINQQAGQEIIPQAVLDKAPSAELAPDQKDSDSLPPYEVLDEILKWHIEGRRLPQDEGRQASQAVQQLARTDEGKQLIAKVLAMVARNEYKRRQAPPIIRVRPRAFGSGRQMPIAAKY, encoded by the coding sequence GCTATTATCCGGGCGACTTGCTGGAAGATATCGGCTTTTTACACCGCATGGAGCGCGCCCTCGAAAAAATCCGCCGCGCTTCCAAAAAACTGCCCAAGCTGACAATTGTGCTGGGGACAGTGCGCAAGTCGCGCGGGCCGGGTAAGCCTTTGCATAACAGCCTGCTGGCGATTCAGGGCGGCAATATCGTGCTGGAATACGATAAGCAATTGCTGCCCACTTACGGAATTTTCGATGAGCGCCGCCATTTTGAACCTGGCCCGGAAATCGCCAGCGTGATGCAAATCGGCACGCACCGGGTCGGCTTTTTGATTTGCGAAGACGGTTGGAATGATCAGGGTGCGGATTACAAAGTGAATCCTTTCAACGCCTTGCGCGCGGCGCATCCGGATTTGATTATCAGCATCAACGCCAGCCCTTCAGACATCGGCAAGCGCGCCTTGCGCCACAGTCTGTTCGCCGCCGCTTCGCGCCATACCCGTTTGCCGCTGCTGTGGGTGAATCAGGTCGGCGGCCAGGATCAATTGGTGTTTGACGGCGCCTCGTTTGCAGTCACGCCAAAAGAGGGGATTGTGTTTGAGGCGGCGCGTTTCGCCGAAGATTTTCAAGTACTGGCCTTTGATAAGGGACACTTTATGCGCGCCGATGGCGGCGCGCTGACAAGCCCGGCGGTGGAGGGTTTGGCGCGCGAAGAATTCATGCGCCAGCAAATCATTCTCGGCTTGCGCGATTATGCGCGGCGTTGCGGTTTTCAGCGCGTCTTGGTGGGCAGCTCGGGCGGGATTGATTCGGCCTTGACGCTGGCGCTGGCGGTGCAAGCCTTGGGGCCGGAAAATGTGTACGCGATCACCATGCCCTCGCGTTTTTCCAGCAGCGGCAGTGTGGATGATTCGGTTTTGCTGTGTCAGCGCTTAGGCGTGAAGTTATATCACCACCCGATTGCCGGACTGGTGCAGGCATATGATGCCGGTTTTCAGGCAGCGTTTGATGCGCCGCTGCGCGGTCTGCCCCTGGAAAATCTGCAAGCGCGGGTGCGCGGCACGATTTTGATGGAATTTTCCAATGCCTTTGGCGCGCTCCTGCTGACCACCGGCAATAAGAGTGAAATCAGCGTCGGCTATTGCACTTTGTATGGGGACACGAATGGCGGCTTGGGTTTGATCGGCGATTTGTATAAAACCGAGGTGTATGCGCTGTCGCGCTGGATCAATCAACAGGCCGGCCAGGAAATCATCCCGCAGGCGGTATTGGATAAAGCGCCTTCGGCGGAACTGGCGCCGGATCAAAAAGACAGTGACAGTCTGCCGCCGTATGAAGTGCTGGATGAGATTTTGAAATGGCATATCGAAGGCCGCCGCCTGCCGCAAGACGAGGGGCGGCAAGCCAGCCAGGCGGTGCAGCAATTGGCGCGCACGGATGAAGGCAAACAGCTGATTGCCAAAGTGCTGGCGATGGTGGCGCGCAATGAATATAAACGGCGCCAGGCGCCGCCGATTATCCGCGTGCGCCCGCGCGCTTTCGGCAGCGGGCGGCAAATGCCGATTGCGGCAAAATATTGA